TCACGCCAGTAGCCTTTCACTTGTTGTGACTTTGTCCCAATTAAGGGGGCCGGGTGCCTCGAAGCAGCCGTTTTTGGACAGTGTCAAGCCCAAGCCTTGATGGATCTCGGCCTGGAACGGCTCAAATGGTCTCGCCTCGCCATCAATGCTTAGGTAGCCGCCCTTTCCTGCATTGCGTGGTATGAGACGGTATGCCGAAATCTTGCGGTAGGTGACCAACGGACTATCGAAGAACTCGCCTGTATCGACCGCCATCTGGAGGCCCACAGACTTGAGTGGGCTGACATCGCcctgggtgatgatgagatccATGAGTCCATCATTTGCAAGGGCAGCCGAGAAAAAGTTGGCATCGGGCGCCATGTAGGCCATCTAGACACCCGCAAGGTCAGTTTGAGTTTTCAACATATCACGGGGGTCGCCTATTCAAAACTCACGTTTCCGCAGTAGAAGCTACCAAGTTTTTCATAAGGCACCAGTTCCCATCCCTCAGGGAGCTTGTCCATGACGGTACCATACTTGAGTGGTGGGAGGCCCGGGCCACCGTCGTCCACTGCCGCActcggggatggggatgatgatgtcgtggGGCACCCATCGGCGTCTGTTCCATCGCAGGCTCTGGATTGTCCGCTGCCGTTGCTCGCTTCGACGTCGGTGCTTCCCAGCGTGACGCGCTCCCGGTAATGCCGTTTCACGCTTTCCTTGTGTTCGATTTCAACCTTGACGGCAATATCGCAGGGGTATGTCTTCTTCTGCAGAACCAGCATGAGGAAGCCAACAGTGAAGCGGGCGGCTCCCATCCAGCGCAAATTCTCGGTTCCCAGGTCCAAGTCGGCAATCACGCCCAGGGCCTGGCTGAGGAAACTGACAAACCGCTCTTCGCCCTGTGTGATGCTGACCAGGTCCAAAGGGGTGGGGATCcccttgatgatggccagcGCCGCCAGGGTCGGCC
This window of the Podospora pseudoanserina strain CBS 124.78 chromosome 3, whole genome shotgun sequence genome carries:
- the LCB4 gene encoding sphinganine kinase lcb4 (EggNog:ENOG503NVE8; COG:I; COG:T), with the translated sequence MDQDAMANPAKTASPEVVEAAGQELNNALVLSPGVTLTLGPESLLIPDQLVTKPSRSCLPSLGTKKGTPSSIPYYTILWAETSEDRSWLVVDYAHEDSPHHLVVRNLKFAVPAQTAEQTDDYMIKWVESLLKRAYGTAVRRKRAWVLVNPHAGPGGADKIWDKQVKPIFEAARIPMTIVRTTYSGEAVDLAQVLDIDNYDIAIPCSGDGLPHEVFNGLAKRPDARRALSKIAVCHIPCGSGNAMSCNLYGTHRPTLAALAIIKGIPTPLDLVSITQGEERFVSFLSQALGVIADLDLGTENLRWMGAARFTVGFLMLVLQKKTYPCDIAVKVEIEHKESVKRHYRERVTLGSTDVEASNGSGQSRACDGTDADGCPTTSSSPSPSAAVDDGGPGLPPLKYGTVMDKLPEGWELVPYEKLGSFYCGNMAYMAPDANFFSAALANDGLMDLIITQGDVSPLKSVGLQMAVDTGEFFDSPLVTYRKISAYRLIPRNAGKGGYLSIDGEARPFEPFQAEIHQGLGLTLSKNGCFEAPGPLNWDKVTTSERLLA